From Pungitius pungitius chromosome 9, fPunPun2.1, whole genome shotgun sequence, one genomic window encodes:
- the LOC119218036 gene encoding ras-related protein ORAB-1 isoform X2 yields MNPEYDYLFKLLLIGDSGVGKSCLLLRFADDTYTESYISTIGVDFKIRTIELDGKTIKLQIWDTAGQERFRTITSSYYRGAHGIIVVYDVTDQESFNNVKQWLQEIDRYASENVNKLLVGNKCDLTTKKVVDYTTAKEFADNLGIPFLETSAKSATNVEQAFMTMAAEIKKRMGPGATAGSSEKSNVNIQSKPVNTSSGGCC; encoded by the exons ATGAATCCCGAATA CGATTATTTATTCAAACTGCTCCTGATCGGCGATTCTGGTGTCGGAAAGTCTTGCCTCCTTCTCCGGTTTGCA GATGATACGTACACAGAGAGCTACATAAGCACCATCGGCGTGGACTTCAAGATCAGGACCATCGAGCTGGACGGCAAGACCATAAAACTTCAGATC TGGGACACGGCCGGTCAGGAGCGGTTCCGCACCATCACGTCCAGCTACTACAGAGGAGCTCACGGCATTATAGTGGTTTACGATGTGACGGATCAG GAGTCCTTTAACAACGTCAAACAGTGGCTGCAGGAGATCGACCGCTACGCCAGCGAGAACGTCAACAAGCTGCTCGTGGGCAACAAGTGTGACCTCACCACCAAGAAGGTCGTGGATTACACCACAGCCAAG GAATTTGCCGACAACCTGGGGATCCCCTTCCTGGAGACGAGCGCCAAGAGCGCCACCAACGTGGAGCAAGCCTTCATGACCATGGCGGCCGAGATCAAGAAGCGGATGGGCCCCGGGGCCACGGCCGGCTCCTCGGAGAAGTCCAACGTGAACATCCAGAGCAAGCCGGTCAACACCTCGTCcggaggctgctgctga
- the LOC119217983 gene encoding actin-related protein 2-B: MDSQGRKVVVCDNGTGFVKCGYAGSNFPEHIFPALVGRPIIRSTAKVGNIEIKDLMVGDEASELRSMLEVNYPMENGIVRNWDDMKHLWDYTFGPEKLNVNSHDCKILLTEPPMNPTKNREKIIEVMFETYQFSGVYIAIQAVLTLYAQGLLTGVVVDSGDGVTHICPVYEGFSLPHLTRRLDIAGRDITRYLIKLLLLRGYAFNHSADFETVRMMKEKLCYVGYNIEQEQKLALETTVLVESYTLPDGRLIKVGGERFEAPEALFQPHLINVEGVGVAELLFNTIQAADIDTRSEFYKHIVLSGGSTMYPGLPSRLERELKQLYLERVLKGDVDKLSKFKIRIEDPPRRKHMVFLGGAVLADIMKDKDNFWMTREEYQEKGTRVLEKLGVTVR; the protein is encoded by the exons ATGGACAGTCAAGGAAGAAAAGTCGTGGTTTGTGACAATGGAACCGGG TTTGTCAAGTGCGGCTATGCAGGCTCCAACTTCCCCGAACACATTTTCCCGGCGCTGGTTGGCCGACCAATCATCCGCTCCACAGCTAAAGTTGGCAACATTGAAATCAAG GACCTGATGGTGGGGGATGAGGCCAGCGAGCTGCGCTCCATGTTGGAGGTGAACTACCCCATGGAGAACGGCATCGTCAGGAACTGGGACGACATGAAGCACCTCTGGGACTACACCTTCGGGCCGGAGAAACTCAACGTCAACTCCCACGACTGCAAGATCCTTCTGACCGAGCCGCCCATGAACCCCACCAAGAACCGGGAGAAGATCATCGAG gtGATGTTTGAAACGTACCAGTTCTCAGGAGTTTACATCGCCATCCAGGCCGTCCTCACCCTCTACGCTCAAG GTCTGCTCACCGGAGTGGTGGTCGACTCCGGCGACGGCGTCACTCACATCTGTCCGGTTTACGAGGGCTTCTCGCTGCCCCACCTGACGCGGCGCCTCGACATCGCAGGGAGGGACATAACCCGCTACCTCATCAAg ctgctgctgctgcgcggtTACGCCTTCAACCACTCTGCGGACTTTGAGACGGTGAGGATGATGAAGGAGAAGCTGTGCTACGTGGGCTACAACATcgagcaggagcagaagctgGCGCTGGAGACGACGGTGCTGGTGGAGTCGTACACG CTGCCAGACGGCAGGTTGATCAAGGTGGGAGGGGAGAGGTTCGAAGCCCCAGAGGCTTTGTTCCAGCCCCACCTCATCAACGTGGAGGGGGTGGGCGTGGCCGAGCTGCTGTTCAACACCATCCAGGCCGCAGATATCGACACCAG GTCCGAGTTCTACAAGCACATCGTCCTGTCCGGAGGCTCCACCATGTACCCGGGCCTGCCGTCCCGCCTGGAGCGCGAGCTGAAGCAGCTGTACCTGGAGCGCGTGCTGAAGGGAGACGTCGACAAGCTGTCG AAATTCAAGATCAGGATAGAGGACCCCCCCCGGCGTAAACACATGGTGTTCCTGGGCGGCGCCGTGCTGGCCGACATCATGAAGGACAAGGACAACTTCTGGATGACGCGGGAGGAGTACCAGGAGAAAGGCACCCGGGTGCTGGAGAAGCTGGGAGTCACCGTCAGATAA
- the LOC119218036 gene encoding ras-related protein ORAB-1 isoform X1: protein MNPEYDYLFKLLLIGDSGVGKSCLLLRFADDTYTESYISTIGVDFKIRTIELDGKTIKLQIVRRTLCNRAANRRAVNHPWIMFGPTGCALLPQWDTAGQERFRTITSSYYRGAHGIIVVYDVTDQESFNNVKQWLQEIDRYASENVNKLLVGNKCDLTTKKVVDYTTAKEFADNLGIPFLETSAKSATNVEQAFMTMAAEIKKRMGPGATAGSSEKSNVNIQSKPVNTSSGGCC, encoded by the exons ATGAATCCCGAATA CGATTATTTATTCAAACTGCTCCTGATCGGCGATTCTGGTGTCGGAAAGTCTTGCCTCCTTCTCCGGTTTGCA GATGATACGTACACAGAGAGCTACATAAGCACCATCGGCGTGGACTTCAAGATCAGGACCATCGAGCTGGACGGCAAGACCATAAAACTTCAGATCGTAAGGAGAACGTTGTGTAATCGAGCCGCAAATAGACGAGCAGTAAATCATCCCTGGATCATGTTTGGACCGACGGGCTGTGCTTTGCTTCCTCAGTGGGACACGGCCGGTCAGGAGCGGTTCCGCACCATCACGTCCAGCTACTACAGAGGAGCTCACGGCATTATAGTGGTTTACGATGTGACGGATCAG GAGTCCTTTAACAACGTCAAACAGTGGCTGCAGGAGATCGACCGCTACGCCAGCGAGAACGTCAACAAGCTGCTCGTGGGCAACAAGTGTGACCTCACCACCAAGAAGGTCGTGGATTACACCACAGCCAAG GAATTTGCCGACAACCTGGGGATCCCCTTCCTGGAGACGAGCGCCAAGAGCGCCACCAACGTGGAGCAAGCCTTCATGACCATGGCGGCCGAGATCAAGAAGCGGATGGGCCCCGGGGCCACGGCCGGCTCCTCGGAGAAGTCCAACGTGAACATCCAGAGCAAGCCGGTCAACACCTCGTCcggaggctgctgctga